A section of the Streptomyces sp. NBC_00178 genome encodes:
- a CDS encoding FHA domain-containing protein, with product MGRGVPELVLEMNGRTWTLDPSRPYTLGRDPQGDMTIDDARVSWRHATISWNGRGWQIEDHGSTNGTYVAGHRVQQAEIGPGTPVNLGNANDGPRLNLTAAAAAGVHSGQAAGAQQAPAHPAQPPHQAQQGAQQGAAGWPAAPAQQPGRPQAGPPQVPHQQGHANPAAARGTGGAAGAPPVYGDRSPTTFHQLDLGRVMRIGRALENELVVSDLQVSRLHAEFRATPDGRFEIRDLGSHNGTYVNGQPLHKSGSALIGPNDIVGVGHSTFRLVGDRLEEFVDTGEVSFSARHLTVTVDGGKDILKDVSFGVPEKSLIAVIGPSGSGKSTLLKALTGYRPANQGDVLYDNRNLYKQFAELRQRIGLVPQDDILHKELTVTRALRYAAKLRFPADTTEAERTARIHEVLAELKLDIHRDKKITSLSGGQRKRVSVALELLTKPSLIFLDEPTSGLDPGMDRDVMQLLRGLADDGRTVLVVTHSVAELAICDKLLVMAPGGSVAYFGPPEEALNFFGYTSWADVFSAFENYRDYDWAGRWRGSQHYQMYAADIDAVAAQPVHMPPPQAIRPPKPSGWAAQLWTLMRRYVSVIASDKGFLLLMVLLPAVLGVVSVVIPAEFGLAEPEPPSRFNGKAGTIMLILAVGMCFAAAANSVRELIKERVIYERERATGLSRSAYLLSKVIVLGVITAFQGVILCGIGFSTRKLPAEGLFMSPAVEICLSIIVLGLTSMMFGLMISALVKTAEKTMPLLVMFAIVQVVFTGVLFQVYGSPGLEQFAWLMPSRWAVAAAGTTLDLAHLMPPWDPKNPTDLDPLWEHSAGQWGINITVMLFMSAILFVGVSRMLRRHEPEVMRK from the coding sequence GTGGGGCGCGGAGTGCCGGAACTCGTACTTGAAATGAATGGCAGGACCTGGACGCTCGATCCGTCCAGGCCGTACACCCTCGGACGTGATCCGCAGGGCGACATGACGATCGACGACGCCAGGGTCTCGTGGCGGCACGCAACGATCAGCTGGAACGGCCGTGGCTGGCAGATCGAGGACCACGGCAGCACCAACGGAACCTACGTGGCGGGCCACAGGGTCCAACAGGCGGAGATCGGCCCCGGAACCCCGGTGAACCTGGGCAACGCCAACGACGGGCCGAGGCTCAACCTCACCGCCGCGGCGGCGGCCGGAGTGCACAGCGGGCAGGCGGCGGGGGCGCAGCAGGCACCCGCACATCCCGCGCAGCCACCGCACCAGGCTCAGCAGGGGGCTCAGCAGGGCGCCGCCGGATGGCCGGCCGCTCCCGCGCAGCAACCGGGCCGGCCGCAGGCGGGGCCGCCTCAGGTCCCGCACCAGCAGGGTCACGCGAACCCCGCCGCGGCCCGCGGGACCGGCGGCGCGGCGGGGGCGCCGCCGGTCTACGGCGACCGGAGTCCCACCACGTTCCACCAGCTGGACCTCGGCCGTGTCATGCGCATCGGCCGTGCCCTGGAGAACGAGCTGGTCGTGTCCGACCTGCAGGTCTCGCGCCTGCACGCCGAGTTCCGGGCGACGCCCGACGGCCGCTTCGAGATCCGCGACCTCGGGTCCCACAACGGCACGTACGTCAACGGCCAGCCGCTCCACAAGTCCGGCTCCGCGCTCATCGGACCGAACGACATCGTGGGCGTCGGCCACTCGACCTTCCGGCTGGTCGGGGACCGGCTGGAGGAGTTCGTCGACACCGGCGAGGTGTCCTTCTCGGCCCGGCACCTCACGGTGACCGTCGACGGCGGCAAGGACATCCTCAAGGACGTCTCCTTCGGCGTCCCGGAGAAGTCCCTGATCGCCGTCATCGGCCCCTCGGGGTCCGGCAAGTCCACCCTGCTCAAGGCGCTCACCGGCTACCGGCCCGCCAACCAGGGCGACGTCCTCTACGACAACCGGAACCTCTACAAGCAGTTCGCGGAGCTCCGGCAGCGCATCGGACTGGTCCCGCAGGACGACATCCTGCACAAGGAACTCACGGTCACCCGGGCCCTGCGCTACGCGGCCAAGCTGCGCTTCCCGGCGGACACCACCGAGGCCGAGCGCACCGCCCGGATCCACGAGGTCCTCGCCGAGCTCAAGCTCGACATCCACCGGGACAAGAAGATCACCTCGCTCTCCGGCGGCCAGCGCAAGCGCGTGTCGGTCGCCCTGGAGCTGCTGACCAAGCCGTCGCTGATCTTCCTGGACGAGCCGACCTCGGGCCTCGACCCGGGCATGGACCGCGACGTCATGCAGCTGCTGCGCGGACTCGCCGACGACGGGCGCACGGTCCTGGTCGTCACGCACTCGGTTGCCGAGCTGGCGATCTGCGACAAGCTCCTGGTCATGGCGCCCGGCGGATCCGTGGCCTACTTCGGCCCGCCCGAGGAGGCCCTGAACTTCTTCGGCTACACCAGCTGGGCCGACGTCTTCTCCGCCTTCGAGAACTACCGCGACTACGACTGGGCGGGCCGCTGGCGCGGCTCGCAGCACTACCAGATGTACGCCGCGGACATCGACGCCGTCGCCGCGCAGCCCGTTCACATGCCGCCGCCGCAGGCGATCCGGCCCCCGAAGCCCTCGGGCTGGGCGGCCCAGCTGTGGACGCTGATGCGCCGCTACGTGTCGGTGATCGCGTCCGACAAGGGCTTCCTGCTGCTGATGGTGCTCCTGCCGGCGGTCCTCGGCGTGGTGAGCGTGGTCATCCCCGCCGAGTTCGGCCTGGCGGAGCCCGAGCCGCCGTCCCGGTTCAACGGCAAGGCCGGCACGATCATGCTGATCCTCGCGGTCGGCATGTGCTTCGCCGCCGCGGCCAACTCCGTGCGAGAGCTGATCAAGGAGCGGGTGATCTACGAGCGCGAGCGGGCCACCGGTCTCTCACGCTCCGCCTATCTCCTGTCGAAGGTGATCGTCCTAGGCGTGATCACCGCCTTCCAGGGCGTGATCCTCTGCGGGATCGGCTTCTCCACCCGGAAGCTTCCGGCGGAGGGGCTCTTCATGTCCCCGGCCGTCGAGATCTGCCTGTCGATCATCGTGCTCGGCCTCACCTCGATGATGTTCGGCCTGATGATCTCGGCGCTGGTGAAGACCGCCGAGAAGACGATGCCGCTGCTCGTCATGTTCGCCATCGTCCAGGTCGTCTTCACCGGGGTGCTCTTCCAGGTCTACGGTTCGCCGGGCCTGGAGCAGTTCGCCTGGCTGATGCCGTCGCGCTGGGCGGTGGCGGCGGCCGGCACCACGCTGGACCTCGCCCACCTCATGCCGCCGTGGGACCCGAAGAACCCGACCGACCTGGACCCGCTCTGGGAGCACTCGGCCGGTCAGTGGGGGATCAACATCACGGTGATGCTGTTCATGAGCGCGATCCTCTTCGTCGGGGTCTCGCGGATGCTCCGGCGCCACGAGCCGGAGGTCATGCGCAAGTGA
- the serB gene encoding phosphoserine phosphatase SerB, with translation MSAPQQPPRSPRSPESPESPPGTDTPTLLVKIFGKDRPGITAGLFDTLAAYAVDVVDIEQVVTRGRIVLCALVTSPAPGGTTEGDLRATVHSWADSLKLQAEIISGTGDNRPRGDGRSHVTVLGHPLTAESTAAIAAKITSTGGNIDRIFRLAKYPVTAVEFAVSGAGTEALRTALAREAAGIGVDIAVVSAGLSRRAQRLVVMDVDSTLIQDEVIELFAAHAGCEAEVAAVTEQAMRGELDFEQSLHARVALLAGLDVSVVEKVRAEVRLTPGARTLIRTLKRLGYQVGVVSGGFTQVTDDLKERLGLDFASANTLEVVDGRLTGRVVGDIVDRAGKARLLRSFAAQAGVPLAQTVAIGDGANDLDMLNTAGLGVAFNAKPVVREAAHTAVNVPFLDTVLYLLGITREEVEAADGLVD, from the coding sequence ATGAGCGCACCTCAGCAGCCACCTCGGTCACCCCGGTCTCCTGAGTCACCCGAGTCCCCGCCGGGTACGGACACCCCCACTCTTCTCGTCAAGATCTTCGGGAAGGACCGGCCGGGTATCACCGCCGGGCTCTTCGACACCCTCGCGGCGTACGCCGTGGACGTGGTGGACATCGAGCAGGTCGTCACTCGTGGCCGCATCGTGCTGTGCGCCCTGGTGACCTCCCCCGCTCCCGGCGGTACGACGGAGGGCGATCTCCGGGCGACCGTGCACAGCTGGGCGGATTCGCTGAAGCTGCAGGCCGAGATCATCTCGGGTACGGGCGACAACCGGCCCCGGGGTGACGGCCGTTCGCACGTCACGGTGCTGGGGCACCCGCTGACCGCGGAGTCCACGGCAGCCATAGCGGCCAAGATCACCTCCACCGGCGGCAACATCGACCGCATCTTCCGTCTCGCGAAGTACCCCGTCACCGCGGTGGAGTTCGCGGTCTCCGGTGCCGGGACCGAAGCGCTGCGGACCGCACTGGCCAGGGAGGCCGCGGGCATCGGTGTGGACATCGCCGTCGTCTCCGCCGGACTGAGCCGCCGGGCACAGCGGCTGGTCGTCATGGACGTGGACTCGACCCTCATCCAGGACGAGGTCATCGAGCTCTTCGCGGCCCACGCCGGCTGCGAGGCCGAGGTCGCCGCCGTGACCGAGCAGGCGATGCGCGGGGAGCTCGACTTCGAGCAGTCCCTGCACGCCCGGGTGGCGCTGCTGGCGGGGCTCGACGTGTCGGTGGTGGAGAAGGTCCGCGCGGAGGTCCGGCTGACCCCCGGCGCGCGCACCCTGATCCGTACGCTGAAGCGGCTCGGTTACCAGGTGGGCGTGGTCTCGGGCGGTTTCACCCAGGTCACGGACGACCTCAAGGAGCGCCTCGGCCTCGACTTCGCCTCCGCCAACACGCTGGAGGTCGTCGACGGCAGGCTGACCGGCCGGGTCGTGGGCGACATCGTCGACCGGGCGGGCAAGGCCCGGCTGCTGCGCAGCTTCGCGGCGCAGGCCGGGGTCCCTCTGGCGCAGACGGTCGCGATCGGCGACGGGGCGAACGACCTGGACATGCTGAACACGGCCGGGCTGGGCGTCGCGTTCAACGCCAAGCCCGTCGTCCGCGAGGCCGCGCACACGGCGGTGAACGTGCCGTTCCTGGACACGGTGCTGTATCTGCTGGGCATCACCCGCGAGGAGGTCGAGGCCGCCGACGGCCTCGTCGACTGA
- a CDS encoding SixA phosphatase family protein, producing MSADTPRRIVLLRHAKAEWSQESDHERPLAERGRKDAPVAGLRLADSGTVIDLALCSTATRTRETWKLAVHEFAHRPRTVYEERLYEASLGELIALFGETPDEVDNLLVIGHNPGMHGAADALSGSAEGDTLARMTRDGFPTAAYAVVEFTGPWKDLEHGVGRLVEYWTPND from the coding sequence ATGAGCGCCGATACACCTCGCAGGATCGTCCTTCTCAGGCACGCAAAGGCGGAATGGTCGCAGGAGTCCGACCACGAGCGGCCACTGGCCGAGCGCGGCAGGAAGGACGCCCCCGTCGCCGGCCTCAGGCTGGCCGATTCGGGCACCGTCATCGACCTGGCACTGTGTTCGACCGCCACCAGGACCCGGGAGACCTGGAAGCTCGCGGTCCACGAGTTCGCCCACCGCCCCAGGACCGTGTACGAGGAGAGGCTGTACGAGGCCTCCCTCGGGGAGCTGATCGCACTGTTCGGCGAGACCCCCGACGAGGTGGACAACCTGCTGGTCATCGGCCACAACCCCGGCATGCACGGTGCGGCGGACGCGCTCTCGGGCAGTGCCGAGGGCGACACGCTCGCCCGCATGACCCGGGACGGCTTCCCGACCGCCGCCTACGCCGTCGTCGAGTTCACCGGCCCCTGGAAGGACCTCGAGCACGGGGTGGGCAGGCTCGTCGAGTACTGGACGCCGAACGACTGA
- a CDS encoding SGM_5486 family transporter-associated protein — translation MPVLDPNPQNGQKKLLLVFGAMVLISLVIGVIATIASP, via the coding sequence ATGCCAGTGCTCGATCCGAATCCCCAGAACGGTCAGAAGAAGCTCCTCCTCGTGTTCGGGGCGATGGTGCTCATCTCCCTGGTCATCGGTGTGATCGCCACGATCGCCTCGCCCTGA
- a CDS encoding CynX/NimT family MFS transporter codes for MRHDETPTLSPAAAPLRTPPADGPSPWLLRILVAGLVLTALNLRPAITSLGPLLEEVRDGLHMSGSVAGVLTSVPPLCFAVFGFTAPRLARRFGPSAVVCAGMAAIAAGLLIRPFVGGTAGFLAASALALMGIAVSNVLMPVIVKRWFPDRVGTMTGLYSMALALGTALAAALTVPVTDALGGSWKTGLAVWAVLAVVAVVPWIPSLKDRRNTAGPAAGTPAPPALRITRSRTSWALACFFGLQATAAYITMGWMPQIFRDAGIPAGTAGVLLAVTMAMGVPLAFVIPRVATRLRTQGPIVLVLSGCGLLGYAGLYLAPAGGAWLWALLLGIANCAFPLALTMIGMRSRTGAGVVRLSAFAQSTGYLLSIPGPLLVGVLYQHSGGWGLPIALMAGLLVPQTVAGVLAGRDRTIEDEC; via the coding sequence ATGCGTCATGACGAGACCCCGACACTGAGCCCGGCCGCCGCCCCCCTCCGGACACCGCCCGCCGACGGACCGTCCCCGTGGCTGCTCCGGATCCTCGTCGCCGGCCTCGTACTCACCGCCCTCAACCTGCGGCCCGCCATCACCAGCCTCGGTCCCCTCCTCGAAGAGGTCAGGGACGGGCTGCACATGAGCGGCAGCGTGGCCGGTGTCCTCACCTCCGTGCCGCCGCTCTGCTTCGCGGTCTTCGGCTTCACCGCACCTCGGCTCGCCCGCCGGTTCGGCCCCAGCGCCGTCGTCTGCGCGGGTATGGCGGCCATCGCCGCGGGGCTGCTGATCCGCCCCTTCGTGGGAGGCACCGCGGGGTTCCTCGCCGCCAGCGCCCTCGCCCTGATGGGCATCGCCGTCAGCAACGTCCTCATGCCCGTCATCGTCAAGCGCTGGTTCCCCGACCGGGTGGGGACCATGACCGGGCTCTACTCGATGGCCCTGGCCCTCGGGACCGCCCTCGCGGCCGCCCTCACCGTGCCGGTGACCGACGCCCTGGGCGGCAGCTGGAAGACCGGGCTGGCCGTCTGGGCGGTGCTCGCCGTCGTCGCGGTCGTGCCCTGGATCCCGTCCCTCAAGGACCGCCGGAACACCGCCGGCCCCGCCGCCGGCACCCCCGCGCCCCCCGCGCTGCGGATCACCCGGAGCCGGACGTCCTGGGCGCTCGCCTGCTTCTTCGGCCTCCAGGCCACCGCCGCGTACATCACCATGGGCTGGATGCCGCAGATCTTCCGCGACGCCGGGATCCCGGCAGGCACCGCGGGCGTGCTGCTGGCCGTGACCATGGCCATGGGCGTGCCCCTCGCCTTCGTCATCCCCCGGGTCGCCACCCGGCTCCGCACCCAGGGCCCGATCGTCCTCGTCCTGAGCGGCTGCGGCCTCCTCGGCTACGCCGGCCTCTACCTCGCCCCGGCGGGCGGTGCCTGGCTGTGGGCCCTGCTCCTGGGCATCGCGAACTGCGCTTTCCCGCTCGCGCTCACCATGATCGGGATGCGGTCCAGGACCGGCGCCGGCGTGGTCAGGCTCTCGGCGTTCGCCCAGTCCACGGGCTACCTGCTGTCGATCCCCGGCCCGCTGCTCGTCGGCGTGCTGTACCAGCACAGCGGCGGCTGGGGCCTGCCGATCGCCCTCATGGCCGGGCTCCTCGTGCCGCAGACGGTGGCCGGGGTGCTCGCCGGAAGGGACCGGACGATCGAGGACGAGTGCTGA
- a CDS encoding FadR/GntR family transcriptional regulator, producing MALTSPRRSALADQVIAQLRNQITSGEWPVGSRIPTEPELVEQLGVARNTVREAVRALAHNGLLDIRQGSGTYVVATSELAGVMHRRFADADPRHVAELRSTLESSAARLAALRRTERDMRQLDTLMERREATWAAGDAEAFVAADATLHLAVVAASHNDVLTELYADLNDVLRDYLRDDVGPELRPEELMDHSRLVEAIRAGDADTAAAEAAAHALDCLRERAR from the coding sequence ATGGCGCTGACGTCCCCCCGGCGTTCGGCACTCGCCGACCAGGTGATTGCCCAGCTGAGGAACCAGATCACGTCGGGCGAGTGGCCCGTGGGGTCCCGGATCCCCACCGAGCCGGAGCTGGTCGAGCAGCTGGGTGTGGCCCGGAACACGGTGCGTGAGGCGGTGCGCGCCCTGGCGCACAACGGGCTGCTGGACATCCGCCAGGGCTCCGGCACGTACGTCGTGGCGACCAGCGAGCTGGCCGGGGTGATGCACCGGCGCTTCGCGGACGCCGACCCCCGGCACGTCGCCGAACTGCGCTCCACGCTGGAGTCCTCGGCGGCCCGGCTCGCCGCCCTGCGGCGCACGGAGCGGGACATGCGGCAGCTCGACACGCTGATGGAGCGGCGCGAGGCGACCTGGGCGGCGGGGGACGCGGAGGCCTTCGTGGCCGCCGACGCGACCCTGCACCTCGCGGTGGTCGCCGCCTCGCACAACGACGTGCTGACGGAGCTCTACGCCGACCTGAACGACGTGCTGCGCGATTATCTGCGGGACGACGTGGGCCCGGAGCTGCGCCCGGAGGAGCTCATGGACCACTCGCGGCTGGTCGAGGCGATCCGGGCGGGTGACGCGGACACGGCCGCCGCCGAGGCCGCCGCCCACGCGCTGGACTGCCTGCGCGAGCGGGCGCGCTGA
- the fabI gene encoding enoyl-ACP reductase FabI — protein sequence MSGILDGKRILITGVLMESSIAFHTAKVAQEQGAEVILTAFPRPTLTERIAKKLPKPAKVIELDVTNAEHLDRLAGLVKDELGSLDGVVHSIGFAPQDALGGNFLNTPFESVATAMHVSAFSLKSLAMACKPLMADGGSVVGLTFDAQFAWPQYDWMGPAKAALEATSRYLARDLGKDSIRCNLISAGPIGSMAAKSIPGFGELADVWNHRSPLEWNMADPEPAGRGVVALLSDFFPKTTGEIIHVDGGVHMMGA from the coding sequence ATGAGCGGAATTCTCGACGGCAAGCGCATCCTCATCACGGGTGTGCTGATGGAGTCGTCCATCGCTTTCCACACGGCGAAGGTGGCACAGGAGCAGGGCGCCGAGGTCATCCTGACGGCCTTCCCCCGGCCGACGCTGACCGAGCGCATCGCCAAGAAGCTCCCGAAGCCCGCCAAGGTCATCGAGCTCGACGTGACCAACGCCGAGCACCTGGACCGGCTCGCCGGACTTGTCAAGGACGAGCTCGGCTCGCTGGACGGCGTCGTGCACTCCATCGGCTTCGCGCCCCAGGACGCCCTGGGCGGCAACTTCCTGAACACGCCCTTCGAGTCCGTGGCCACGGCCATGCACGTCTCGGCGTTCTCGCTGAAGTCGCTCGCCATGGCCTGCAAGCCGCTGATGGCCGACGGCGGTTCCGTCGTGGGCCTCACCTTCGACGCGCAGTTCGCCTGGCCCCAGTACGACTGGATGGGCCCGGCCAAGGCCGCGCTGGAGGCGACGTCCCGCTACCTCGCCCGTGACCTGGGCAAGGACAGCATCCGCTGCAACCTGATCTCGGCCGGACCGATCGGCTCCATGGCCGCCAAGTCCATCCCGGGCTTCGGCGAGCTCGCGGACGTCTGGAACCACCGCTCCCCGCTGGAGTGGAACATGGCGGACCCGGAGCCGGCCGGCCGCGGCGTCGTGGCCCTGCTCTCGGACTTCTTCCCGAAGACGACGGGCGAGATCATCCACGTCGACGGCGGCGTGCACATGATGGGTGCCTGA
- the fabG gene encoding 3-oxoacyl-[acyl-carrier-protein] reductase — translation MSRSVLVTGGNRGIGLAIARAFADNGDKVAVTYRSGQPPQELTDAGVLAVRCDITDTEQVEQAYKEIEEKHGPVEVLVANAGITKDQLLMRMSEEDFTSVLDTNLTGTFRVVKRANRAMLRAKKGRVVLISSVVGLLGSAGQANYAASKAGLVGFARSLARELGSRNITFNVVAPGFVDTDMTQVLTDEQRKGIVAQVPLGRYAQPAEIAAAVRFLASDDASYITGAVIPVDGGLGMGH, via the coding sequence TTGAGCCGCTCGGTTCTCGTCACCGGAGGAAACCGGGGCATCGGCCTCGCCATCGCCCGCGCCTTCGCCGACAACGGCGACAAGGTCGCCGTCACCTACCGCTCGGGGCAGCCGCCCCAGGAGCTCACCGACGCGGGTGTCCTCGCGGTCCGGTGCGACATCACCGACACCGAGCAGGTGGAGCAGGCCTACAAGGAGATCGAGGAGAAGCACGGTCCCGTGGAGGTGCTGGTCGCCAACGCCGGTATCACCAAGGACCAGTTGCTGATGCGGATGTCGGAGGAGGACTTCACGTCCGTGCTCGACACCAACCTCACCGGCACCTTCCGCGTCGTCAAGCGCGCCAACCGCGCGATGCTTCGCGCCAAGAAGGGCCGCGTCGTCCTGATCTCGTCCGTCGTCGGCCTCCTCGGCTCCGCCGGCCAGGCCAACTACGCGGCGTCCAAGGCGGGCCTGGTCGGCTTCGCCCGGTCGCTGGCCCGCGAGCTCGGCTCGCGGAACATCACGTTCAACGTCGTCGCGCCCGGGTTCGTCGACACCGACATGACCCAGGTGCTCACCGACGAGCAGCGCAAGGGCATCGTGGCCCAGGTGCCGCTCGGCCGCTACGCGCAGCCCGCCGAGATCGCGGCCGCGGTGCGCTTCCTCGCGTCCGACGACGCGTCGTACATCACTGGAGCCGTCATCCCCGTTGACGGCGGATTGGGCATGGGTCACTGA
- a CDS encoding TldD/PmbA family protein yields the protein MAHDIDPSFLALPLRALADAALARARALGAVHADFRFERVRDASWRLRDARISGTSDTTDTGYAVRVVHGGAWGFASGVDLTMDAAAKVASQAVAMAKLSAKVIAAAGSDERVELADEPVHGDRTWVSAYERDPFDVPDAEKAGLLAEWSSRLLAADGVAHVDASLMTVHENKFYADTAGTVTTQQRVRVHPQLTAVAVDATTGEFDSMRTIAPPAGRGWEYLTGTGWDWDSELERIPGLLAEKMRAPSVDAGTYDLVVDPSNLWLTIHESIGHATELDRALGYEAAYAGTSFATFDQLGRLAYGSPVMNVTGDRTAEHGLATVGYDDEGVEAQSWDLVKDGTLVGYQTDRRIAKLTGLGRSNGCAYADSPGHVPVQRMANVSLAPDPGGLSTEDLIGGVERGIYVVGDRSWSIDMQRYNFQFTGQRFFRIENGRLAGQLRDVAYQATTTDFWGSMEKVGGPQTYVLGGAFNCGKAQPGQVAAVSHGCPSALFRGVNILNTTQEGGR from the coding sequence GTGGCCCACGACATCGACCCGTCCTTTCTCGCGCTGCCGTTGCGCGCCCTCGCCGACGCGGCGCTCGCCCGGGCCCGCGCGCTGGGCGCCGTCCACGCGGACTTCCGGTTCGAGCGGGTGCGGGACGCCTCCTGGCGGCTGCGGGACGCCCGGATCTCCGGGACGTCGGACACCACCGACACCGGGTACGCGGTCCGGGTGGTGCACGGCGGGGCCTGGGGGTTCGCGTCCGGTGTGGACCTGACGATGGACGCGGCGGCCAAGGTGGCCTCCCAGGCCGTCGCCATGGCCAAGCTGTCCGCGAAGGTGATCGCGGCCGCGGGTTCCGACGAGAGGGTCGAGCTGGCCGACGAGCCGGTGCACGGGGACCGGACCTGGGTGTCGGCGTACGAGCGGGACCCCTTCGACGTGCCGGACGCGGAGAAGGCCGGGCTGCTCGCCGAGTGGAGCTCCCGGCTGCTGGCGGCCGACGGGGTCGCGCACGTGGACGCCTCCCTGATGACGGTCCACGAGAACAAGTTCTACGCGGACACCGCCGGCACCGTCACCACCCAGCAGCGGGTGCGGGTGCATCCGCAGCTGACCGCGGTGGCCGTGGACGCCACGACGGGTGAGTTCGACTCGATGCGGACGATCGCGCCGCCGGCGGGGCGGGGCTGGGAGTACCTCACGGGCACCGGCTGGGACTGGGACTCCGAACTGGAGCGCATCCCGGGGCTGCTGGCCGAGAAGATGCGCGCACCGAGCGTCGACGCGGGGACGTACGACCTGGTCGTCGACCCGTCGAACCTGTGGCTGACGATCCACGAGTCGATCGGCCACGCGACGGAACTCGACCGGGCACTGGGCTACGAGGCGGCGTACGCGGGGACGTCGTTCGCGACCTTCGACCAGCTGGGCAGGCTGGCGTACGGCTCCCCGGTGATGAACGTGACCGGTGACCGCACGGCCGAACACGGGCTCGCGACCGTCGGTTACGACGACGAGGGCGTCGAGGCGCAGTCCTGGGACCTGGTGAAGGACGGGACGCTGGTCGGCTACCAGACGGACCGGCGCATCGCGAAGCTGACGGGCCTCGGCCGGTCCAACGGGTGCGCGTACGCGGATTCGCCGGGGCACGTGCCCGTGCAGCGGATGGCGAACGTGTCGCTCGCGCCGGATCCGGGCGGGCTGTCGACGGAGGACCTGATCGGCGGGGTGGAGCGCGGGATCTACGTGGTCGGCGACCGGTCGTGGTCCATCGACATGCAGAGGTACAACTTCCAGTTCACCGGGCAGCGGTTCTTCCGGATCGAGAACGGCAGACTCGCGGGCCAGCTGCGGGACGTGGCCTACCAGGCGACGACCACGGACTTCTGGGGCTCGATGGAGAAGGTCGGCGGCCCGCAGACCTATGTCCTCGGGGGCGCGTTCAACTGCGGCAAGGCCCAGCCGGGCCAGGTCGCGGCCGTCTCGCACGGCTGCCCGTCCGCGCTCTTCCGGGGCGTGAACATCCTCAACACCACGCAGGAGGGCGGGCGATGA
- a CDS encoding metallopeptidase TldD-related protein has translation MSRVSKPYEIVERALELSTADGCVVIADESSSANLRWAGNALTTNGVTRGRSLTVIATVDGAEGTASGVVSRSAVTADDLEPLVRAAEAAARGAGPAEDARQPVSGVPASADFTAPPAETGSDVFAGFAPALGDAFARARAGGRELYGFAHHQQTSTYLGTSTGLRLRHDQPNGTLELNAKSPDRTRSAWAGRATRDFKDVDPAAMDAELAKRLGWAERRIELPAGRYETLLPPTAVADLLIYQYWSAGARDAVEGRTVFSRPGGGTRLGERVSGLPLTLRSDPYAPGLECAPFVIAHASGDDSSVFDNGLPLAPTDWIREGKLERLATTRHSAQLTGLPVAPAVDNLVLDGGGERSLEEMVAATTGRALLLTCLWYIREVDPATLLLTGLTRDGVYLVEDGEVVGEVNNFRFNESPVGLLSRVSEAGRTERTLPREWGDYFTRAAMPALRIPDFHMSSVSRGV, from the coding sequence ATGAGCCGCGTCAGCAAGCCGTACGAGATCGTCGAGCGCGCGCTGGAACTGTCCACCGCCGACGGCTGCGTGGTCATCGCGGACGAGAGCTCCTCCGCGAACCTGCGCTGGGCCGGCAACGCGCTCACCACGAACGGGGTGACACGGGGCCGGAGCCTCACCGTGATCGCGACCGTCGACGGGGCCGAGGGGACCGCGTCCGGTGTGGTGTCGCGCTCCGCCGTCACCGCCGACGACCTGGAGCCGCTCGTGCGGGCCGCCGAGGCCGCCGCCCGCGGCGCGGGACCCGCGGAGGACGCCCGGCAGCCGGTCTCCGGCGTCCCGGCGTCCGCCGACTTCACCGCGCCCCCGGCCGAGACCGGCTCCGACGTCTTCGCCGGTTTCGCCCCTGCCCTCGGCGACGCCTTCGCCCGTGCCCGCGCGGGCGGCCGCGAGCTGTACGGCTTCGCCCACCACCAGCAGACGTCCACCTATCTCGGTACGTCGACGGGCCTCCGGCTGCGTCACGACCAGCCGAACGGGACGCTGGAGCTGAACGCCAAGTCGCCGGACCGTACGCGGTCCGCCTGGGCGGGCAGGGCCACGCGCGACTTCAAGGACGTCGACCCCGCGGCGATGGACGCGGAACTCGCGAAGCGCCTCGGCTGGGCCGAGCGCCGTATCGAGCTGCCGGCCGGGCGCTACGAGACGCTGCTTCCGCCGACCGCGGTGGCCGACCTGCTGATCTACCAGTACTGGTCGGCGGGGGCCCGGGACGCCGTGGAGGGCCGGACGGTCTTCTCCCGGCCGGGCGGCGGCACACGGCTCGGCGAGCGGGTCTCCGGGCTGCCGCTGACGCTGCGCAGCGATCCGTACGCGCCGGGGCTGGAGTGCGCGCCGTTCGTGATCGCGCACGCGTCGGGGGACGACTCGTCGGTCTTCGACAACGGGCTGCCGCTGGCGCCGACGGACTGGATCAGGGAGGGGAAGCTGGAGCGGCTGGCCACGACCCGTCACTCCGCGCAGCTCACCGGCCTGCCCGTCGCTCCGGCCGTCGACAACCTCGTCCTGGACGGCGGTGGCGAGCGGTCGCTGGAGGAGATGGTGGCCGCGACGACCGGCCGGGCCCTGCTGCTGACGTGCCTGTGGTACATCCGCGAGGTGGATCCGGCCACGCTGCTGCTGACCGGCCTGACCCGTGACGGGGTCTATCTGGTGGAGGACGGCGAGGTCGTCGGCGAGGTCAACAACTTCCGGTTCAACGAGTCCCCCGTGGGGCTCCTGTCCCGCGTGTCGGAGGCGGGCCGTACGGAGAGGACGCTGCCGCGCGAGTGGGGCGACTACTTCACCCGGGCCGCGATGCCCGCCCTGCGTATCCCCGATTTCCATATGAGCTCGGTCAGCCGGGGCGTCTGA